One genomic segment of Polynucleobacter sp. MWH-UH2A includes these proteins:
- a CDS encoding TAXI family TRAP transporter solute-binding subunit has translation MTTYKRYLYNPFAIAVGFCVVLVAIFTVLWILVPPPPKVIEMATGFPTGLYYQFGERLKEEVAKDGVNLEVKATGGTIDNLGLLNDPNSGVNFAMVQGGVADVSKYPNLVSIAGMFYEPIWVWYRESGFKSEGGRLQVLGQLKGKRVAIGNEGSGTLALSTALLKISGIKENEIHGEKLKPDQALAKLSNGELDAVFIVAAAEAPILKKFYEVPGIRLMSFDQADAYTRNLPYLSKVSVPRGLLSIEHDVPRQDIQVIAPTATLVTQDKVSPAMISLMLSASYDILKSYSRLQKPGEFPSGVGMDFPLHVDAEIYLKDGPSFLHRHLPFWTAVWVGRFVKIVIPLLVILIPLFTYIPSAKNFLLRLKLAQVYAELRELERNAFNPDLKEKNFRDLETIEKRVSNIKVSMMDSKELYDLKGHVGDVRARLKHLYS, from the coding sequence ATGACAACTTATAAAAGATATCTATACAACCCTTTTGCGATTGCTGTGGGTTTCTGTGTGGTGCTGGTTGCTATTTTTACGGTGTTATGGATTTTGGTGCCGCCACCACCAAAAGTGATCGAGATGGCTACGGGATTTCCAACGGGTCTCTATTACCAATTTGGTGAACGCCTCAAAGAAGAGGTTGCTAAAGATGGCGTCAATCTAGAAGTAAAGGCAACAGGCGGAACGATTGATAACTTGGGTTTATTAAATGACCCAAACTCTGGTGTGAATTTCGCCATGGTGCAGGGTGGTGTTGCTGATGTCAGCAAATATCCCAATTTGGTTTCTATTGCCGGCATGTTCTACGAGCCCATCTGGGTCTGGTATCGCGAATCAGGATTTAAAAGTGAAGGCGGACGCTTACAGGTATTAGGTCAACTCAAAGGTAAACGAGTGGCCATCGGTAATGAGGGAAGCGGAACACTTGCCTTAAGCACGGCTTTACTGAAAATTAGCGGCATAAAAGAAAATGAAATCCACGGTGAAAAATTAAAGCCAGATCAAGCATTGGCAAAGCTCAGTAATGGTGAGTTGGATGCGGTATTCATCGTGGCCGCAGCTGAAGCTCCGATTTTGAAAAAATTCTATGAAGTTCCTGGCATTCGATTGATGAGCTTTGATCAAGCGGATGCCTATACACGTAACTTGCCTTACTTATCTAAGGTCAGTGTTCCTAGGGGTTTATTGAGTATTGAGCACGATGTTCCAAGGCAAGACATTCAGGTGATTGCGCCAACCGCCACTTTGGTGACACAAGATAAAGTCAGCCCGGCAATGATCTCGCTCATGCTGAGTGCCTCTTATGACATTTTGAAATCCTATTCTCGTTTGCAAAAACCAGGAGAGTTCCCTTCTGGTGTTGGCATGGATTTTCCCTTGCACGTCGATGCAGAAATCTATTTAAAAGATGGCCCATCATTTTTACATCGCCATCTGCCATTCTGGACTGCGGTTTGGGTAGGGCGCTTCGTCAAGATTGTGATCCCACTATTGGTTATTTTGATTCCACTCTTTACCTATATTCCTTCGGCAAAGAACTTTTTGCTGAGATTAAAGCTAGCTCAGGTATATGCGGAACTACGCGAGCTTGAGAGAAATGCATTTAATCCTGATCTGAAGGAGAAAAACTTTCGCGATCTAGAAACCATTGAGAAGCGTGTCAGCAATATCAAGGTATCGATGATGGACTCTAAAGAGTTGTATGACTTGAAGGGTCACGTTGGTGATGTGCGTGCACGATTAAAGCACCTGTATTCCTGA
- the ccmI gene encoding c-type cytochrome biogenesis protein CcmI, giving the protein MISFLIPALLLLAIVLALLLRPFIFSKGSESTSRRQMNAAIYQEELEKLATERAAGRIDAQEYEMSHAEMRQRLFQDAEVEDDKAVMGSTKKVIIGLSVFIVLLSVGLYLILGDAYRVAQRNDQKPMTQAGVEQMVADFALKMEKDPGNLKGWAMLARSYRILGRNQDAAKAYARAGNFINDDPELLAEYADVLVGVANGSFAGKPTLLLQQSLKLDPNNLLALWLSGTAAYTNGNYSSAAQTWEKLAKLLPPGSDEARAIAGSIEEARSKGGIAATPAAAGKTISGQIELSAELKPKVRPGDMLMVIARQPGERMPVAVLKVPVSQFPFSFVLDDSLAMNPNKRISELSEVNIEVRISKTGMAKAEPGDLMSAVQTVKLGSAKVRILVNQVYP; this is encoded by the coding sequence ATGATTAGTTTTCTCATTCCCGCCTTGCTTCTGTTGGCAATAGTTCTAGCACTGTTGCTTAGACCATTCATCTTTAGTAAAGGTTCTGAAAGTACGTCGCGTCGTCAAATGAATGCCGCTATATACCAAGAAGAGCTAGAGAAGTTAGCAACAGAGCGAGCGGCCGGAAGAATTGATGCGCAAGAGTATGAAATGAGTCATGCTGAGATGCGTCAGCGTCTTTTCCAGGATGCAGAGGTTGAAGATGACAAGGCGGTAATGGGCTCCACCAAAAAAGTCATTATTGGTCTCAGTGTATTCATCGTTCTTTTATCTGTTGGTTTATATCTCATCCTAGGCGATGCATATCGAGTAGCACAAAGAAATGATCAAAAGCCCATGACTCAAGCGGGCGTCGAGCAAATGGTTGCTGATTTTGCACTCAAGATGGAGAAGGACCCAGGCAATCTGAAGGGGTGGGCCATGTTGGCACGCTCCTATCGCATCTTGGGGCGTAATCAAGATGCCGCAAAAGCATACGCTCGCGCGGGCAACTTCATTAACGATGATCCTGAGCTTTTGGCTGAATATGCAGATGTGTTAGTAGGTGTTGCTAATGGAAGTTTTGCGGGTAAGCCAACGCTACTTCTTCAACAGTCCCTTAAATTAGATCCTAATAATTTGTTAGCGCTATGGTTATCTGGCACTGCTGCCTATACCAATGGGAATTATTCTTCGGCAGCTCAAACTTGGGAGAAGCTTGCCAAATTGCTGCCTCCGGGATCAGATGAGGCACGCGCTATTGCTGGCTCTATTGAGGAAGCACGTTCGAAGGGTGGGATTGCTGCCACCCCTGCGGCAGCTGGAAAAACAATCAGCGGTCAAATTGAGTTGTCCGCTGAGCTCAAGCCCAAGGTAAGGCCTGGAGATATGTTGATGGTCATTGCAAGACAGCCGGGCGAGCGTATGCCGGTAGCTGTTCTAAAAGTACCTGTAAGTCAATTTCCATTTAGCTTTGTATTGGATGACTCATTGGCTATGAATCCGAATAAGCGCATTTCTGAGCTATCTGAGGTCAATATTGAAGTGCGAATTTCCAAGACTGGTATGGCAAAGGCTGAGCCAGGTGATTTGATGTCCGCAGTGCAAACTGTCAAGCTGGGTTCAGCTAAAGTACGTATATTAGTTAATCAGGTTTATCCGTAA
- a CDS encoding cytochrome c-type biogenesis protein — translation MKSFFLVIASIFILQMSYANDAVPLADDPVTEQRLISISEEMRCLVCQNESLAGSRSDLANDLRREIRTLIKQGKSDEQIRSFMVERYGDFVLYRPPVKPITWLLWIGPFVILLIGIGFLFSYLRRRNTNVAAKELSAEENQKVDDLLDTLSKDDRV, via the coding sequence ATGAAATCGTTTTTCTTGGTGATTGCTTCCATCTTCATTTTGCAGATGTCATATGCAAATGATGCCGTGCCACTGGCGGATGATCCAGTAACCGAGCAGCGCTTAATTAGCATATCTGAAGAAATGCGCTGTTTAGTTTGCCAAAATGAATCTTTGGCAGGATCACGTTCTGATCTAGCAAATGATCTTCGTAGAGAAATTCGTACGCTCATCAAACAAGGCAAGAGTGATGAGCAGATTCGCAGCTTTATGGTGGAGCGTTACGGTGATTTTGTGCTGTATCGTCCACCCGTCAAGCCAATTACTTGGCTTTTGTGGATCGGCCCGTTTGTAATTTTGCTGATTGGTATTGGTTTTTTATTTTCCTACTTACGCCGTCGCAATACTAATGTTGCCGCAAAAGAACTAAGCGCTGAAGAGAATCAAAAGGTTGATGATCTTCTTGATACGCTTTCTAAGGATGATCGGGTCTGA
- a CDS encoding DsbE family thiol:disulfide interchange protein, with amino-acid sequence MKAKFLIPLLLFIVLVIFLGIGLNRDPREVPSPLINKPAPAFEVAQLAQPNKTFSPVSMKGQVWILNVWASWCVACREEHPVLVELAKSGQAPVIGLDYKDKREDALAMLQRQGDPYVLSAFDANGRVGIDYGVYGVPETYIIDQAGVIRFKHIGPVTMEVLNEKMYPLIHELKKS; translated from the coding sequence ATGAAGGCTAAATTTTTAATACCATTGCTTTTATTTATTGTCTTGGTGATATTTTTAGGTATTGGCCTCAACCGCGATCCACGTGAGGTGCCTTCACCTCTCATTAATAAGCCAGCACCTGCTTTTGAGGTTGCGCAATTGGCTCAACCTAATAAAACGTTTTCGCCAGTCAGCATGAAGGGTCAGGTGTGGATTCTGAATGTGTGGGCATCTTGGTGCGTCGCTTGTCGTGAGGAGCATCCGGTATTGGTTGAGTTGGCAAAATCTGGGCAAGCACCTGTAATTGGCCTTGATTACAAAGATAAGCGTGAAGATGCTTTAGCGATGTTGCAACGTCAAGGTGATCCCTATGTGTTGTCAGCGTTTGATGCGAATGGCAGAGTGGGTATTGATTATGGGGTGTATGGCGTCCCTGAAACATACATCATTGATCAGGCGGGTGTTATCCGTTTCAAGCATATCGGTCCTGTCACGATGGAAGTATTAAATGAAAAAATGTATCCATTAATTCATGAGTTGAAAAAATCATGA
- a CDS encoding heme lyase CcmF/NrfE family subunit encodes MIPEFGHYALILALCVALIQGILPLLGAHYGRREFLVLARPAAQTAFLLLAIAFGTLSWSFYVNDFSVLYVAEHSNSQLPVIYRLGAVWGGHEGSLLLWIFLLSTWTILVAQLSKALDEFMVARVIGVLGLVSSGLLLFVLTASNPFERLLPAAQDGRSLNPLLQDPGLVFHPPMLYMGYVGFSVAFAFAIASLLSGRLDAAWARWSRPWTTAAWIFLTLGIALGSWWAYYELGWGGWWFWDPVENASFIPWLVGTALLHSLAVTEKRGGFKSWTVLLAITAFSLSLLGTFLVRSGVLTSVHAFATDPRRGIFILIFLSLVVGSSLTLYAWRAPKNTLGGKFSLSSRETFILLGNVFLVVAAGSVLLGTLYPLLIDALHLGKISVGPPYFNSVFVPIMVPLLVLMGLGPWTNWKNTDLLSIIKRLWAAGLVAVIAGVAIPLIMGQFTWLAGLGFLLAFWIIASGSLQVLRQIKLGKPTRSFIGMQLAHLGIAIFVIGVTMVGAYQEEKDVRMLAGDTVSVGGYQIQLEGVELVPGPNYQAMRGTFTLSKNGSTQAILYPEKRNYFSSTMPMTEAAIDIGLTRDVYVSLGEELSDKAWAVRVYYKPFVDWIWGGCLLMALGGILAMMDKRYRMKLKKVSP; translated from the coding sequence ATGATTCCTGAGTTTGGGCATTACGCGCTGATCTTGGCGCTTTGTGTGGCGCTGATTCAAGGCATCTTGCCTTTACTGGGTGCACATTATGGGCGTCGTGAATTCCTGGTTCTGGCTCGACCAGCTGCACAAACAGCGTTTCTGTTGCTGGCAATTGCTTTTGGAACTCTGTCATGGAGTTTTTACGTCAACGACTTCTCCGTTCTTTATGTAGCAGAGCATTCCAATTCTCAGTTACCAGTTATTTATCGCTTGGGTGCAGTATGGGGTGGTCATGAAGGTTCGTTATTGCTGTGGATCTTCTTATTGAGCACTTGGACTATTTTGGTTGCCCAGCTTTCAAAAGCCTTAGATGAATTTATGGTTGCGAGAGTGATTGGTGTTTTGGGCTTGGTGAGCAGTGGCTTGTTGTTGTTTGTGCTGACAGCTTCAAACCCCTTCGAGCGTTTATTGCCTGCCGCCCAAGATGGACGTTCATTAAATCCTTTGTTGCAGGATCCTGGTTTGGTGTTTCATCCACCAATGTTGTACATGGGATATGTTGGTTTTTCTGTGGCCTTTGCTTTTGCCATCGCTTCTTTGCTCTCTGGAAGATTAGACGCGGCATGGGCTCGTTGGTCACGTCCTTGGACTACAGCAGCCTGGATATTTTTAACGCTGGGTATCGCGCTGGGATCTTGGTGGGCTTACTATGAACTTGGTTGGGGCGGTTGGTGGTTCTGGGATCCTGTAGAGAACGCTTCATTTATTCCATGGTTAGTGGGCACTGCTTTGCTGCACTCTTTAGCAGTAACAGAAAAGCGCGGGGGCTTTAAGAGTTGGACTGTACTTTTAGCTATTACTGCTTTCTCACTCTCCCTATTGGGAACATTCTTGGTGCGTTCTGGTGTGCTGACTTCTGTGCATGCTTTTGCGACAGATCCAAGACGTGGAATATTTATTCTGATATTCCTCTCTTTAGTAGTGGGCTCTTCTTTAACTCTGTATGCATGGCGTGCACCAAAAAATACCTTGGGTGGCAAATTTAGTCTGAGCTCTAGAGAGACCTTCATTTTGTTGGGCAATGTGTTCTTGGTAGTAGCGGCCGGATCTGTATTGCTTGGAACGCTTTATCCCTTGCTGATTGATGCGCTTCACCTAGGAAAAATATCGGTAGGGCCTCCATACTTCAATAGTGTTTTTGTACCCATCATGGTTCCACTCTTGGTATTGATGGGCTTGGGTCCCTGGACTAATTGGAAAAATACCGATTTGCTGTCAATCATTAAGCGTTTATGGGCTGCCGGTTTGGTTGCAGTCATCGCAGGTGTGGCGATTCCTTTGATCATGGGGCAATTCACCTGGCTGGCTGGTCTCGGTTTCTTATTGGCTTTTTGGATTATTGCTTCAGGCTCTTTGCAAGTTTTGCGACAGATCAAATTGGGCAAGCCAACGCGTTCCTTTATTGGTATGCAGCTGGCACATCTAGGAATAGCGATCTTTGTTATTGGCGTCACTATGGTGGGCGCATATCAAGAAGAAAAAGATGTACGCATGCTTGCTGGTGACACAGTGAGCGTTGGGGGTTATCAAATTCAACTGGAGGGTGTTGAGCTTGTCCCTGGACCGAACTATCAGGCAATGCGTGGCACATTCACCTTAAGCAAGAATGGATCAACTCAGGCCATTTTGTATCCTGAAAAGCGCAATTACTTCTCATCTACCATGCCAATGACCGAGGCTGCAATTGATATCGGCTTAACTCGTGATGTTTATGTATCCCTTGGTGAAGAATTGAGTGATAAAGCATGGGCTGTGCGCGTTTACTACAAGCCATTTGTGGACTGGATTTGGGGTGGCTGCTTATTGATGGCTTTGGGCGGAATCTTGGCGATGATGGATAAGCGTTACCGCATGAAATTGAAGAAGGTCTCGCCATGA
- the ccmE gene encoding cytochrome c maturation protein CcmE produces MKPRHKRALIIVAALAVIAVAALLILNALNSNIALYVTPSEVAAGRAPQGQAFRIGGMVRDGSLKRDGLTVHFVITDMVKDIPVSYTGILPDLFKEGKGAVIQGRLNPNGEFVASEVLAKHDENYMPPEAKHALEQAQKNGSQK; encoded by the coding sequence GTGAAGCCAAGACACAAACGCGCGCTCATTATTGTTGCTGCATTAGCGGTGATCGCAGTTGCTGCCCTACTTATTCTGAATGCGCTCAATAGCAATATTGCCCTTTATGTCACACCAAGTGAAGTCGCTGCTGGGAGAGCTCCACAGGGTCAAGCATTTCGAATTGGCGGTATGGTGAGAGATGGCTCTTTAAAGCGTGATGGTTTGACAGTGCATTTTGTGATCACCGATATGGTGAAAGATATTCCTGTGTCGTACACCGGCATTCTTCCTGATCTATTTAAAGAGGGTAAGGGCGCTGTTATACAAGGACGCTTGAATCCTAACGGCGAGTTTGTTGCAAGTGAAGTTCTGGCAAAGCATGATGAGAATTACATGCCCCCAGAAGCAAAGCATGCTTTAGAGCAGGCGCAGAAAAATGGAAGTCAGAAATGA
- the ccmD gene encoding heme exporter protein CcmD, which produces MWNSPAEFFAMGGYALYVWCSFGVCLLVMLVEPISIRIRRKAIIQRLQQEHLAEQFDKEGRQ; this is translated from the coding sequence ATGTGGAATAGTCCAGCAGAGTTTTTTGCGATGGGTGGTTACGCCCTATATGTATGGTGTAGCTTTGGAGTTTGCTTATTGGTGATGCTCGTCGAGCCAATCAGTATTCGCATTCGCAGAAAAGCCATTATTCAACGACTTCAGCAAGAGCATTTAGCAGAACAGTTTGACAAAGAGGGTCGCCAGTGA
- the ccmC gene encoding heme ABC transporter permease CcmC → MTEINTFSNNRLINWFKLSSPSTFYPVAGKLIPLFWLLTALFGAIGLWIGFFVAPVDAVQGQGYRIIFIHVPASWMSMFIYIVMALWAGMGLIFNTRLSAMMAQALAPVGAWMAFLSLWTGAFWGKPMWGAWWVWDARLTSELILLFLYLGFIALQASIDNPRRADKAGAILALVGVVNVPIIYFSVKWWNTLHQGASVSLTKAPAMAQTMLWGMLMMALCFWMYSIAVGLMRVRAIILERESHADWVKQLDEVKG, encoded by the coding sequence ATGACAGAGATCAATACCTTTTCGAATAACCGCTTGATTAATTGGTTTAAGTTATCAAGCCCAAGCACCTTTTATCCGGTTGCGGGTAAGCTCATTCCTCTTTTCTGGCTCTTAACAGCTCTGTTCGGGGCGATTGGTTTGTGGATTGGCTTTTTTGTTGCACCTGTGGATGCTGTACAAGGACAAGGCTACCGAATTATTTTTATTCATGTTCCCGCCTCATGGATGTCGATGTTTATTTATATCGTGATGGCGCTTTGGGCTGGAATGGGCCTCATCTTTAATACACGTTTGTCTGCGATGATGGCTCAAGCCTTGGCACCGGTTGGTGCTTGGATGGCGTTCTTGTCTTTATGGACTGGTGCATTTTGGGGTAAGCCAATGTGGGGTGCATGGTGGGTTTGGGATGCGCGCCTGACATCGGAATTGATTTTGCTATTTTTGTATTTGGGTTTTATTGCATTACAAGCCTCAATCGATAATCCACGTAGAGCAGATAAAGCAGGCGCAATCTTGGCATTAGTTGGTGTCGTAAATGTGCCGATTATTTATTTCTCAGTGAAATGGTGGAATACCTTGCATCAAGGTGCTTCAGTTTCATTAACAAAAGCCCCTGCAATGGCACAAACGATGTTGTGGGGAATGCTGATGATGGCACTCTGTTTTTGGATGTATTCGATTGCGGTCGGTTTGATGCGAGTGCGTGCGATTATTTTGGAGCGTGAATCCCATGCAGATTGGGTAAAGCAGCTAGATGAGGTAAAAGGCTAA
- the ccmB gene encoding heme exporter protein CcmB, with amino-acid sequence MSALFAVVHRDLLLVARRKSEVLTALFFFVVVTSLFPLGIGADAALLRKVAPGVIWVAALLSTLLGLHRMFATDYADGSLEQMVLSPQSMVMIVAGKILAHWIVCGLPLVILAPIIGIQFDLDRTSLYVLMGTLLLGTPVLSLLGSIGAALTLGVRGGSLLVSLLILPLYTPVLIFGAGAVYAYSVGLDASGHFSLLGAIFILALAFVPWVSASAVKIAIE; translated from the coding sequence ATGAGCGCTCTATTTGCGGTGGTCCATCGTGACTTGTTATTGGTAGCGCGCCGTAAGAGCGAAGTGCTTACTGCTCTATTTTTCTTTGTAGTTGTTACTAGTCTCTTCCCGCTCGGCATCGGTGCAGATGCCGCACTCTTGCGCAAAGTGGCGCCAGGGGTAATTTGGGTTGCAGCGTTGTTATCCACTTTGCTGGGACTGCATCGCATGTTTGCTACAGATTACGCGGATGGTTCCCTTGAGCAAATGGTCTTATCGCCTCAATCGATGGTGATGATTGTTGCAGGGAAAATTTTGGCACATTGGATTGTTTGCGGCCTTCCGTTAGTGATCTTGGCTCCGATTATTGGAATTCAGTTTGATCTTGATAGAACCTCTTTGTATGTATTAATGGGAACGCTTTTATTGGGTACCCCAGTGTTATCTCTATTGGGATCAATTGGGGCGGCGCTGACCCTTGGCGTACGTGGCGGTAGTTTGCTTGTTAGCTTGCTCATTTTGCCGCTTTACACTCCAGTATTAATTTTTGGTGCTGGTGCAGTTTATGCCTATAGCGTTGGTCTAGATGCTTCAGGACATTTTTCCCTATTGGGCGCGATATTCATTTTGGCTTTAGCATTTGTACCTTGGGTCAGTGCTAGCGCTGTAAAGATTGCAATTGAATGA
- the ccmA gene encoding cytochrome c biogenesis heme-transporting ATPase CcmA, producing the protein MTVHFSTTSSTNSLTLQARDLTCVRGERKLFSGISFDLSAGNGLHVRGENGVGKTSLLRLLTGLSKPDVGQILWNQESIAKQTDRYHRELLFLGHRDALKEELTALENLQIYAALDDIALPVEKALAALWRFGLRGRENLPVNCLSAGQKRRVLMARMLTRQARLWILDEPFNALDVNAVAQLEELMAEHLALGGLLVLTSHQAVNIPNMRALDL; encoded by the coding sequence ATGACAGTCCATTTTTCCACAACCTCCAGTACCAACAGCTTGACGCTACAGGCTCGAGATTTGACTTGTGTACGGGGTGAGCGGAAATTGTTTTCCGGCATCAGTTTTGACTTATCCGCCGGGAATGGTCTTCATGTCCGCGGTGAGAATGGTGTTGGTAAAACCAGTTTGTTACGTTTATTGACTGGCTTATCTAAGCCCGATGTAGGCCAGATTCTTTGGAATCAAGAATCCATTGCAAAACAGACGGATCGATACCATCGCGAACTATTGTTTTTGGGTCATCGCGATGCACTCAAGGAGGAGTTAACTGCCCTTGAGAATCTCCAAATCTACGCTGCACTTGATGACATTGCACTACCTGTTGAGAAAGCGTTAGCGGCCTTGTGGCGTTTTGGATTGCGTGGCCGTGAAAATCTGCCGGTCAATTGTTTATCAGCTGGGCAGAAACGTAGGGTGTTGATGGCGCGTATGCTAACGAGACAAGCTAGGTTGTGGATACTCGATGAGCCTTTCAATGCGTTGGATGTCAATGCAGTTGCGCAACTCGAAGAGTTAATGGCTGAACATTTAGCCTTGGGTGGCTTGTTGGTATTGACTAGTCATCAAGCGGTCAATATTCCTAATATGAGAGCGCTGGACTTATGA
- a CDS encoding flavodoxin family protein — MTKVAVVFHSGYGHTVKQAEAVAKGANGTLVAIDAEGNITDAQWATLNEADAIVFGSPTYMGTVSWQFKKFADASSKQWFSQQWKDKVFGGFTNSATMNGDKHSTLHYFFTLAMQHSGLWVGTGLMPSNSKAAKRDDVNYVGSFAGAMMQTPSDAGADEVNSGDLETARLYGQRIAEIAKRLK, encoded by the coding sequence ATGACAAAAGTAGCAGTTGTATTTCATAGTGGCTATGGCCACACAGTAAAGCAAGCGGAAGCGGTTGCAAAAGGTGCAAATGGTACTTTGGTTGCTATTGATGCTGAAGGCAACATTACCGATGCGCAGTGGGCAACTTTGAATGAGGCAGATGCAATTGTGTTTGGTTCACCAACTTATATGGGTACTGTCAGTTGGCAATTTAAGAAATTTGCTGATGCCAGCTCAAAGCAATGGTTCTCGCAGCAATGGAAAGATAAAGTGTTTGGTGGCTTCACTAATTCCGCAACAATGAATGGTGATAAGCATTCCACACTGCATTATTTCTTTACATTGGCAATGCAGCACTCAGGATTGTGGGTAGGCACTGGATTGATGCCGTCAAACTCAAAAGCAGCAAAGCGTGACGATGTGAACTATGTTGGTTCATTCGCAGGCGCGATGATGCAAACCCCTTCAGATGCAGGTGCGGACGAAGTTAATTCGGGTGACCTAGAGACGGCTAGACTGTATGGTCAACGTATTGCGGAGATTGCAAAGCGCTTGAAATAA
- a CDS encoding DoxX family protein — translation MNAICKSSAGPLALVARILLAAIFISAGLSKLSGFDGTVGYIASKGLPLPAVLATLTIALEVLGGIAVVMGYKARVVGFLLAGFSVVAAFIFHNFWAVPADQAYIQNIMFMKNLSMAGGLLLLTVFGAGGFSIDAKNKANES, via the coding sequence ATGAACGCAATTTGCAAATCTAGCGCAGGTCCATTGGCATTGGTAGCACGTATCTTGTTGGCAGCAATTTTTATCTCTGCTGGTTTATCAAAGCTCTCTGGCTTTGATGGAACAGTTGGTTATATTGCATCAAAAGGCTTACCTCTTCCAGCAGTATTGGCTACCCTCACAATCGCCTTGGAAGTGTTGGGTGGAATTGCTGTGGTGATGGGCTACAAAGCCCGTGTAGTAGGCTTCTTGCTGGCTGGTTTTTCAGTGGTTGCCGCCTTTATTTTTCATAATTTCTGGGCTGTTCCTGCTGATCAAGCCTACATTCAGAATATTATGTTTATGAAGAATTTGAGTATGGCTGGCGGCTTGTTGTTGTTGACTGTTTTTGGCGCTGGTGGTTTTTCTATCGATGCTAAAAACAAGGCAAATGAGTCTTAA
- a CDS encoding MarR family winged helix-turn-helix transcriptional regulator has protein sequence MTFLPVLRNLVSAYQAFERYSAPDLRSMGLTMTQFDVIATLGNQPPMTCKELGEKTLVTKGTLTGVLERLKSKGILERKLNPDDARSQMIGLTQEGQKLFERVFPAHLQHLGKAFNQLSVKELASVSDALQTLTTVFDK, from the coding sequence ATGACCTTTTTGCCTGTTTTGAGAAATTTGGTGTCTGCCTATCAGGCCTTTGAGCGGTATTCAGCGCCAGATCTTCGATCTATGGGTTTAACCATGACCCAGTTTGATGTCATTGCGACATTAGGCAACCAACCACCAATGACCTGTAAAGAGCTAGGTGAAAAAACCTTGGTTACTAAAGGCACCTTAACAGGTGTACTGGAGCGATTGAAATCAAAGGGCATCTTGGAGCGTAAGTTAAATCCAGACGATGCACGTAGTCAGATGATTGGATTAACTCAAGAAGGACAGAAGTTATTTGAAAGAGTGTTTCCAGCCCATTTGCAACATCTGGGAAAAGCATTTAATCAATTAAGCGTTAAAGAGCTTGCAAGCGTTTCAGATGCTTTGCAAACCCTAACAACTGTTTTTGACAAATAA